One Halobacterium zhouii genomic region harbors:
- a CDS encoding NAD-dependent succinate-semialdehyde dehydrogenase has translation MRSVNPATGEELANYEDHDGDDVDAALGAATNAFESWADRNVEERCDLLDDAADVLREKTETYAELMTEEMGKPIDQARSEVEKCAWVCEYYAEHAPEQLQTERMASDAGERAEVRYEPLGPVLAVMPWNFPFWQVFRFAAPNLAAGNVGLLKHASNVPGCALAIEEVFEEAGFPEDAFQSLLIGSDLVEDVIRDDRVVAATLTGSERAGRSVGETAGNELKKTVLELGGSDPFVVLDDADVQQAAETGAWARVQNSGQSCIAAKRFIVHADVYDEFVDAFVDEMDDFEVGDPKDADTDVGPQAREDLLEDMHEQVRQSVEDGATVQTGGEPLDWDGPYYPPTVLTDVPRDSRAATEEVFGPAAAVFRARDEDHAVEIANDTKYGLGANLWTEDRERADRLADELRAGSVFVNSYVGSDPRLPFGGIKASGYGRELSEHGIREFVNRKTVHVE, from the coding sequence ATGAGAAGTGTGAACCCCGCTACGGGCGAGGAACTGGCGAACTACGAGGACCACGACGGCGACGACGTGGACGCCGCGCTCGGGGCCGCGACGAACGCCTTCGAGTCGTGGGCTGACCGAAACGTAGAGGAGCGCTGTGACCTGCTCGACGACGCCGCGGACGTCCTCCGCGAGAAGACCGAAACGTACGCCGAACTGATGACCGAGGAGATGGGGAAGCCCATCGACCAGGCCCGTAGCGAGGTCGAAAAGTGCGCGTGGGTGTGCGAGTACTACGCCGAACACGCCCCGGAACAACTCCAGACCGAGCGGATGGCCAGCGACGCCGGGGAGCGAGCGGAAGTTCGCTACGAACCGCTCGGTCCCGTGCTCGCGGTGATGCCGTGGAACTTCCCGTTCTGGCAGGTGTTCCGCTTCGCCGCGCCGAACCTCGCGGCGGGGAACGTCGGCCTCCTGAAGCACGCCTCGAACGTCCCGGGGTGTGCGCTCGCCATCGAGGAGGTGTTCGAGGAGGCCGGCTTCCCGGAGGACGCCTTCCAGTCGCTGCTCATCGGCTCTGATCTCGTGGAGGACGTGATTCGGGACGACCGCGTCGTCGCCGCGACGCTCACCGGGAGCGAGCGCGCGGGTCGCTCGGTCGGCGAAACCGCGGGCAACGAACTCAAGAAGACGGTCCTGGAACTCGGCGGGAGTGACCCGTTCGTCGTGCTCGACGACGCCGACGTGCAGCAGGCCGCAGAGACCGGGGCGTGGGCGCGCGTCCAGAACTCGGGGCAGTCGTGCATCGCCGCGAAGCGGTTCATCGTCCACGCGGACGTCTACGACGAGTTCGTGGACGCGTTCGTCGACGAGATGGACGACTTCGAGGTCGGCGACCCGAAGGACGCCGACACCGACGTCGGCCCGCAGGCCCGCGAGGACCTGCTGGAGGACATGCACGAGCAGGTCCGCCAGTCCGTCGAGGACGGAGCGACGGTCCAGACTGGTGGTGAACCACTCGATTGGGACGGTCCATACTACCCGCCGACCGTGCTCACGGACGTCCCGCGGGACTCGCGGGCCGCGACCGAGGAAGTGTTCGGTCCCGCCGCCGCCGTGTTCAGGGCCCGCGACGAGGACCACGCCGTGGAGATCGCGAACGACACGAAGTACGGCCTCGGCGCGAACCTCTGGACGGAGGACCGCGAACGCGCCGACCGACTCGCCGACGAACTCCGTGCAGGCTCCGTGTTCGTCAACTCCTACGTCGGCTCCGACCCGCGACTCCCGTTCGGCGGCATCAAAGCCTCCGGGTACGGTCGCGAACTCTCCGAACACGGCATCCGGGAGTTCGTCAACCGGAAGACTGTCCACGTCGAGTGA
- a CDS encoding HpcH/HpaI aldolase/citrate lyase family protein: MTDVTLRRTQLATPGSDPEMVRKAPDSGADEAFLDLEDSVAPNEKADARETVVAGLQDGDWSETRPCFRMNGVDTRWWYDDVIDVVGRAGDSLDTIMVPMVHDAATLRTVDNLLTQVEGNSGLPTGGIGLQAQIESAKGMSNAPEIAGASDRLESLVFGPGDYTASVGAAGLTIGSGEGYPGHYWGYQLARLAHAAKAEGLQVIDGPYADIEDTDGFRDSCRHASLLGCDGKWAIHPSQIPVANDVFAPDEDAVDRATRIVDAYEQAQASGAGAVSVDGEMVDEATNKMAQGVIARADAAGRL, from the coding sequence ATGACTGACGTCACGCTCCGCCGCACCCAACTCGCCACGCCCGGTAGCGATCCCGAGATGGTGCGGAAGGCACCCGACTCGGGCGCCGACGAGGCGTTCCTCGACCTCGAGGACTCGGTCGCGCCGAACGAGAAGGCCGACGCCCGCGAAACCGTCGTTGCGGGTCTGCAGGACGGCGACTGGTCGGAGACGCGCCCGTGCTTCCGGATGAACGGCGTGGACACGCGCTGGTGGTACGACGACGTCATCGACGTCGTCGGGCGCGCTGGCGACAGCCTGGACACCATCATGGTTCCCATGGTCCACGACGCCGCGACACTCCGGACCGTGGACAACTTGCTCACGCAGGTCGAGGGAAACAGCGGTCTCCCCACGGGCGGTATCGGACTGCAGGCACAGATCGAGAGCGCGAAAGGCATGTCGAACGCGCCCGAGATTGCCGGCGCGAGCGACCGCCTCGAGTCGCTCGTGTTCGGCCCCGGCGACTACACTGCGAGCGTCGGCGCGGCGGGCCTCACCATCGGGTCCGGCGAGGGGTACCCCGGCCACTACTGGGGCTACCAACTCGCTCGACTCGCGCACGCCGCGAAGGCCGAGGGCCTACAGGTCATCGACGGTCCGTACGCCGACATCGAGGACACCGACGGGTTCCGGGATTCGTGCCGTCACGCGAGCCTGCTCGGCTGTGACGGCAAGTGGGCGATCCACCCGAGCCAGATTCCCGTCGCCAACGACGTGTTCGCGCCAGACGAGGACGCGGTCGACCGCGCCACCCGTATCGTGGACGCGTACGAGCAGGCCCAGGCAAGCGGCGCGGGCGCGGTGTCCGTCGACGGCGAGATGGTCGACGAGGCGACGAACAAGATGGCCCAGGGGGTGATAGCGCGCGCCGACGCCGCTGGCCGGCTGTAG
- the aceA gene encoding isocitrate lyase has protein sequence MTTPTHPDQRRIDNPNAREFRDLLEDDDPFVFAPGIYHALDARLAQMAGHDAVYMSGYSTVLGQFGFPDLEMVTMTEMVENAKRIVEATDLPVVADCDTGYGGTHNVRRAVREYEKAGVAAVHIEDQTSPKRCGHIAGKQIVSREEAVARYEAAVDAKLCDDTVVIARTDAYGSANGDWEEHLERGRLYADAGADLVWPEMPDPSREDAVEYAETFHETHPDVPLAFNYSSSFAWSEEEDPLTFEELGDLGYEYIFITLFGLHSGAHSVYEDLDRLAEEDERAQFDLEERYLGHETESHHELSNVPHFQAVEGRFDPAARERIENSEGFTEDEDPLGEGEQSGEPRVEDGDEATVTDD, from the coding sequence ATGACGACGCCAACCCACCCCGACCAGCGACGCATCGACAACCCGAACGCCCGCGAGTTCCGCGACCTGCTCGAGGACGACGACCCGTTCGTCTTCGCGCCCGGCATCTACCACGCCCTCGACGCCCGCCTCGCCCAGATGGCGGGCCACGACGCCGTCTACATGAGCGGCTACTCCACCGTCCTCGGCCAGTTCGGCTTCCCCGACCTGGAGATGGTGACGATGACCGAGATGGTCGAGAACGCGAAACGAATCGTCGAAGCCACCGACCTCCCCGTCGTCGCAGACTGCGACACCGGCTACGGCGGTACGCACAACGTTCGACGCGCCGTCCGCGAGTACGAGAAGGCGGGCGTCGCCGCCGTCCACATCGAGGACCAGACCAGCCCGAAGCGGTGTGGCCACATCGCCGGCAAGCAGATCGTCTCCCGAGAAGAGGCCGTCGCGCGCTACGAGGCCGCCGTCGACGCAAAACTCTGTGACGACACGGTCGTCATCGCGAGAACGGACGCCTACGGTTCCGCGAACGGCGACTGGGAGGAACACCTCGAGCGCGGTCGCCTCTACGCCGACGCCGGCGCGGATCTCGTGTGGCCCGAGATGCCCGATCCATCACGCGAAGACGCCGTCGAGTACGCCGAAACGTTCCACGAAACCCACCCCGACGTCCCGCTCGCGTTCAACTACTCGTCGTCGTTCGCGTGGAGCGAGGAAGAAGACCCGCTGACCTTCGAGGAGCTCGGTGACCTAGGCTACGAGTACATCTTCATCACGCTGTTCGGCCTGCACTCCGGCGCCCACAGCGTCTACGAGGACCTCGACCGACTCGCCGAGGAGGACGAACGCGCGCAGTTCGATCTCGAGGAGCGGTACCTCGGTCACGAGACCGAGTCCCACCACGAACTCTCGAACGTCCCGCACTTCCAGGCGGTAGAGGGCCGGTTCGACCCGGCGGCCCGCGAGCGGATCGAGAACTCCGAGGGGTTCACCGAGGACGAGGACCCCCTCGGCGAAGGCGAGCAGTCAGGCGAACCACGAGTCGAAGATGGTGACGAGGCGACTGTTACCGATGACTGA
- a CDS encoding plastocyanin/azurin family copper-binding protein: MVELVRRSFLKNVAGVTAAATVAGCTQPVALNMPSSKLVGGPDDLQSELTVYMYAPDNGGEAGNQGIPFMFRPMVGFVEQGTTVTWTHAGNESVLHSSTAFGGTSSDPRLIPTDAKGWNSGPFAAKKDPYQHTFETPGVYVYYCMPHKNFGMAGIIVVGDVGPDDPGWSPGMTEPIRSDSPLSPEMTQKIPELRGMVEKQYETTGQSEQQQEIDQSNRKQETGQSNRQQEGGSS; this comes from the coding sequence ATGGTCGAACTGGTCAGGCGGTCGTTCCTGAAGAACGTCGCTGGCGTCACCGCCGCTGCGACTGTCGCCGGTTGCACGCAACCGGTCGCGCTCAACATGCCTTCGAGCAAGCTCGTCGGCGGCCCTGACGACCTCCAGTCGGAACTGACGGTGTACATGTACGCGCCGGACAACGGCGGGGAAGCCGGGAACCAGGGAATTCCCTTCATGTTCCGACCGATGGTCGGGTTCGTCGAACAGGGAACGACTGTCACGTGGACGCACGCCGGCAACGAGAGCGTTCTGCACTCCTCGACGGCGTTCGGTGGGACGAGCAGTGACCCGCGGTTGATTCCCACCGACGCGAAGGGGTGGAATTCGGGGCCGTTCGCGGCCAAGAAGGACCCGTACCAGCACACGTTCGAGACGCCCGGCGTCTACGTGTACTACTGCATGCCGCACAAGAACTTCGGCATGGCGGGCATCATCGTCGTCGGCGACGTCGGCCCGGACGACCCTGGGTGGAGTCCCGGCATGACCGAACCGATCCGTTCCGACTCTCCGCTCTCGCCCGAGATGACACAGAAGATACCCGAACTCAGAGGCATGGTCGAGAAGCAGTACGAAACGACAGGTCAGTCCGAACAACAGCAGGAGATAGACCAGTCTAACCGGAAACAGGAGACAGGCCAGTCCAACCGACAGCAGGAAGGGGGTTCGTCGTGA
- a CDS encoding cytochrome c oxidase subunit I, with translation MTETSNPIATEHEPSGWRKWAYTTNHKRIGVIYLWAGLFFFFLAGFAAMLFRAELVMPPTNFFSMNEYNALVTLHGLTMIFLVLQVLGGAFGNFMLPLLVGADEMAYPRLNALGAWIVWGGGILLWWPVTTYGLSLTGLPFYGGWFGYAPMSTTLTTVGARTWPLAIIMLTIGSTGTFINFIVTLLNERRPSLDLLDMPLFVWGIFVTGLLALYGLPWLTAAMGLAYLEMAHGLAFFNPALGGSPTLYAQLFWLFGHPEVYLVLLPGFTAVLMMLPRFTGRPLWGRNLVLGGILWITFLSNLVWLHHMFTIGTGGGRFAFMFTSLGIVVGFAVIIFSVAATMWRGRIRLKTPMLFAMGFFMMLIISGLDGILLGIVPNNIVMHDTWFVVGHFHFTLFSSILGLFAGLYYWYPRMTGRMYNEFLGKVHFAFTFVFATSLFFIMGKLGELGMIRRYATYTYMPSLQNLQILGTAAAFILGAAQLVFAGNLLWSLYNGDRVENPWDDLFAGQDMPSPEWDGFPYEPPTPGNVVNPEATSPGGQADGTAGGPGDDDRATSDGGQFVEQSDHRDADGRSDGVTNDGVTNDDVESDGGVESDDNVEPDNAEQDGGAVDGGDGR, from the coding sequence GTGACAGAAACCAGCAATCCTATCGCGACCGAACACGAGCCATCCGGGTGGCGGAAGTGGGCGTACACGACCAACCACAAGCGGATCGGCGTCATCTACCTGTGGGCGGGGCTTTTCTTCTTCTTCCTCGCCGGGTTCGCCGCGATGCTGTTCCGGGCTGAGCTGGTGATGCCGCCGACGAACTTCTTCAGCATGAACGAGTACAACGCGCTCGTCACGCTCCACGGCCTGACGATGATATTCCTCGTGTTGCAGGTGCTCGGCGGCGCGTTCGGGAACTTCATGCTCCCCCTGCTGGTCGGCGCCGACGAGATGGCGTACCCACGGCTGAACGCGCTCGGCGCGTGGATCGTGTGGGGTGGCGGTATCCTCCTGTGGTGGCCGGTCACCACGTACGGCCTCAGCCTCACCGGACTCCCGTTCTACGGCGGGTGGTTCGGCTACGCGCCGATGTCGACGACGCTCACGACGGTCGGCGCGCGTACGTGGCCACTCGCAATCATCATGCTGACGATCGGCTCGACGGGAACGTTCATCAACTTCATCGTGACGCTACTGAACGAGCGCCGCCCGAGCCTCGACCTCCTCGACATGCCGCTGTTCGTCTGGGGCATCTTCGTCACCGGCCTGCTGGCGCTCTACGGACTCCCGTGGCTCACCGCGGCGATGGGACTCGCGTACCTCGAGATGGCCCACGGCCTTGCGTTCTTCAACCCCGCGCTGGGCGGTTCACCGACGCTGTACGCCCAGTTGTTCTGGCTGTTCGGACACCCCGAGGTGTACCTCGTCCTGCTCCCGGGGTTCACAGCGGTGTTGATGATGCTTCCGCGGTTCACCGGTCGCCCGCTCTGGGGCCGGAATCTCGTCCTCGGGGGAATCCTCTGGATCACGTTCCTCTCGAACCTGGTCTGGCTCCACCACATGTTCACCATCGGGACCGGCGGCGGACGCTTCGCGTTCATGTTCACGTCACTCGGCATCGTCGTCGGCTTCGCCGTCATCATCTTCTCGGTGGCGGCGACGATGTGGCGCGGCCGCATCCGCCTGAAGACGCCGATGCTGTTCGCGATGGGCTTTTTCATGATGCTCATCATCTCCGGCCTCGACGGCATCCTGCTCGGCATCGTGCCGAACAACATCGTGATGCACGACACCTGGTTCGTCGTCGGGCACTTCCACTTCACGCTCTTCTCGAGCATCCTCGGCCTGTTCGCCGGGCTCTACTACTGGTACCCGCGGATGACCGGACGGATGTACAACGAGTTCCTCGGCAAGGTCCACTTCGCGTTCACGTTCGTGTTCGCGACGAGCCTCTTCTTCATCATGGGGAAACTCGGGGAACTCGGGATGATCCGGCGGTACGCGACGTACACGTACATGCCGTCGCTCCAGAACCTCCAGATACTGGGCACCGCCGCCGCGTTCATCCTCGGCGCGGCCCAGCTCGTGTTCGCCGGAAACCTGCTGTGGAGCCTCTACAACGGCGACCGGGTGGAGAATCCGTGGGATGACCTGTTCGCGGGTCAGGACATGCCCTCGCCGGAGTGGGACGGGTTCCCGTACGAGCCACCGACGCCCGGCAACGTCGTCAACCCGGAGGCCACGTCCCCCGGCGGACAGGCGGACGGCACCGCAGGCGGACCGGGTGACGACGACCGCGCCACGTCCGACGGCGGCCAGTTCGTCGAACAGAGCGACCACCGCGACGCCGACGGCCGCAGCGACGGCGTGACGAACGACGGCGTGACGAACGACGACGTGGAGTCGGACGGAGGCGTGGAGTCGGACGACAATGTAGAGCCGGACAACGCGGAGCAGGACGGTGGCGCTGTAGACGGGGGTGACGGCCGATGA
- the coxB gene encoding cytochrome c oxidase subunit II, whose translation MTDDGQSRLETAVMALVLLVGPIGLVWEFGTSILHTLPVSGNLPIAFIHRLDVAMFSLVIVLGGGTLLAFIYAAIRYSDSFVRAPERMPVKWRQRSFVAWLAIVIGVLLVTATVGATTLMTVDSGPAPTSSQGNQLNTAGSLTYKVVGVQWTWMVKPVNPNFLGFAMRRVIRVPANTTIHLEITSKDVIHSFAIQAFGVKKDAVPGQTNDYWFVAKETGRYQINCAELCGAGHSKMTPTLVVMPREEYAEWVVEHGGTNPFESINVTRNTTTANTTTGNASIARPDADTVARSELGTAARPGPDTVIRSELDVVRRATASGVSARAR comes from the coding sequence ATGACTGACGACGGGCAGAGCCGACTCGAAACCGCAGTGATGGCGCTCGTGTTGCTCGTCGGCCCCATCGGTCTGGTCTGGGAGTTCGGAACGAGCATCCTCCACACTCTTCCGGTGTCGGGGAACCTCCCGATCGCGTTCATCCACCGACTCGACGTCGCGATGTTCTCGCTCGTCATCGTCCTCGGCGGCGGGACGCTTCTGGCGTTCATCTACGCCGCAATCCGGTACTCCGATAGCTTCGTGCGTGCGCCCGAGCGGATGCCGGTGAAGTGGCGCCAGCGGTCGTTCGTCGCGTGGCTAGCAATCGTCATCGGCGTCCTGCTCGTGACAGCCACCGTCGGAGCGACCACCCTGATGACAGTCGACAGCGGCCCCGCTCCCACGAGTTCCCAGGGGAACCAACTGAACACCGCGGGGTCACTCACCTACAAGGTCGTCGGCGTCCAGTGGACGTGGATGGTCAAGCCGGTCAACCCGAACTTCCTCGGGTTCGCGATGCGCCGCGTCATCCGCGTCCCGGCGAACACCACGATACACTTAGAGATCACGTCGAAGGACGTCATCCACAGCTTCGCCATCCAGGCCTTCGGCGTGAAGAAGGACGCCGTCCCCGGCCAGACGAACGACTACTGGTTCGTCGCCAAGGAGACGGGCCGCTACCAGATCAACTGCGCGGAACTCTGTGGCGCCGGCCACTCGAAGATGACGCCGACGCTCGTCGTGATGCCCCGCGAGGAGTACGCCGAGTGGGTCGTCGAGCACGGCGGTACCAACCCGTTCGAGAGCATCAACGTGACCCGAAACACCACGACCGCGAACACGACGACCGGTAACGCGAGCATCGCCCGCCCGGACGCCGACACGGTCGCCCGTTCGGAGCTCGGCACAGCTGCCCGTCCGGGTCCCGACACAGTCATTCGTTCGGAACTCGACGTGGTTCGTCGCGCCACGGCCAGCGGGGTGAGCGCGCGTGCTCGGTGA
- a CDS encoding cytochrome c oxidase subunit 3, which translates to MLGEDDEVYSEVPEEVTVGEKTEGFPHESKYPLVVTLGLTLLGFGLAWPSPLFTVLVGAPVTLWGVGGWTLEYAVGDYEDDVIPEQKRQLLGMESGTIATWLFIVTEGLLFAGLFLSYFYLEADHGPWPPRGLPHLDFVYALGLTAILISSGVTLYIARRGLERGNRQTFNYGLAATIILGLLFLAGQAYEYSQMVSEGLTPWAGAYGSTFYLVTGTHGAHVVLGLVLLGVVGARAWLRGHFDENRHLFVKTASYYWHFVDAIWLLIMVFIYF; encoded by the coding sequence GTGCTCGGTGAGGACGACGAAGTGTACTCCGAGGTGCCCGAAGAGGTCACCGTCGGCGAGAAGACCGAGGGGTTCCCCCACGAGAGCAAGTACCCCCTGGTGGTCACGCTCGGCCTCACGCTCCTCGGCTTCGGTCTCGCGTGGCCGTCGCCGCTGTTCACGGTTCTCGTCGGCGCCCCTGTCACGCTGTGGGGCGTCGGTGGCTGGACACTCGAGTACGCGGTCGGCGACTACGAGGACGACGTGATTCCCGAACAAAAGCGCCAGCTCCTCGGGATGGAGAGCGGGACGATTGCGACCTGGCTGTTCATCGTGACCGAGGGGCTGTTGTTCGCCGGCCTCTTCCTCTCGTACTTCTACCTCGAGGCGGACCACGGCCCGTGGCCGCCCCGGGGCCTTCCGCACCTGGACTTCGTGTACGCGCTCGGCTTGACCGCCATTCTCATCTCCAGTGGGGTCACGCTATACATCGCGCGGCGCGGCCTCGAGCGCGGGAACAGGCAGACGTTCAACTACGGGCTGGCGGCCACCATCATCCTGGGGCTGCTGTTCCTCGCCGGGCAGGCCTACGAGTACAGCCAGATGGTCAGCGAGGGGCTGACGCCGTGGGCCGGCGCGTACGGGTCGACGTTCTACCTCGTCACCGGGACCCACGGGGCGCACGTCGTCCTCGGCCTCGTGCTGCTCGGCGTCGTCGGCGCGCGGGCGTGGCTCCGCGGCCACTTCGACGAGAACAGACACCTCTTCGTGAAGACCGCGTCGTACTACTGGCACTTCGTGGACGCCATCTGGCTGCTCATCATGGTCTTCATCTACTTCTGA
- a CDS encoding DUF7546 family protein, whose product MSRTHSRGASPAELVSEIDTRWFAVFAVQALTLAAYASLSGTDITSVRYLVYPFVWMNVAAWAVLRVAPRSGPLRTRVLAAFVGTTYFAVLLYVAGFLGHGHASMTGLRVVSAAPGWGPMVAYQNAWIRLYVVPFQVIGYAALSYLLYATILDATRAAVSGTLGLVSCVGCAWTLVAPFIAGGSAVGAVLYNWSYDLTTVVFVLTVALLVRALDRQ is encoded by the coding sequence ATGAGTCGGACACACTCCCGTGGCGCGTCGCCTGCCGAACTCGTCTCGGAGATCGACACCAGGTGGTTCGCGGTGTTCGCCGTGCAGGCCCTGACGCTGGCCGCGTACGCCAGCCTCTCCGGGACCGACATCACGTCCGTCCGGTACCTCGTCTACCCGTTCGTCTGGATGAACGTGGCCGCGTGGGCGGTGTTACGCGTCGCTCCCCGGTCGGGACCTCTACGCACTCGCGTACTGGCGGCGTTCGTCGGAACGACGTACTTCGCCGTCCTGTTGTACGTCGCGGGATTCCTCGGGCACGGCCACGCGTCGATGACCGGCCTCCGCGTCGTCTCCGCGGCGCCCGGATGGGGGCCGATGGTCGCCTACCAGAACGCATGGATACGCCTCTACGTCGTCCCCTTCCAGGTCATCGGGTACGCCGCGCTCTCGTACCTGCTGTACGCCACGATCCTCGACGCGACGCGGGCCGCGGTCTCCGGCACGCTCGGACTGGTCTCCTGTGTCGGTTGCGCGTGGACGCTCGTCGCGCCGTTCATCGCTGGCGGGTCCGCCGTCGGCGCGGTCCTCTACAACTGGTCGTACGACCTCACGACGGTGGTCTTCGTGCTCACCGTGGCACTCCTCGTGCGAGCGCTCGACCGGCAGTGA
- a CDS encoding DUF4396 domain-containing protein, whose translation MSIQSTLQSFLTNPTYLTIWGVLVAISLSILVWDLWKNNEELGRLMKFVWGFTVLYSGPLGLAGYWWSGRTQIAHDSLWRKGFRSVSHCYSGCGSGEVTGVVIAVGLLALETLWVAVVTFTFAYILGYALTVGPLMEDGVPFGEAVKDAFYSETASITVMEVVAIGTDIWLAGEAAMSDVLFWTALVFSLTLGLVAAYPVNVLLIEFGVKEGMMNPAEMG comes from the coding sequence ATGAGCATCCAGTCGACGTTACAGAGTTTCCTCACGAACCCGACGTACCTCACCATCTGGGGCGTGCTCGTAGCTATCTCGCTGAGTATTCTCGTCTGGGACCTGTGGAAGAACAACGAGGAACTGGGCCGCCTGATGAAGTTCGTCTGGGGGTTCACGGTGCTGTACTCGGGCCCGCTCGGACTCGCGGGCTACTGGTGGTCGGGGCGCACGCAGATCGCACACGATTCGCTCTGGCGGAAGGGGTTCCGTTCCGTCTCTCATTGCTACTCGGGGTGTGGCTCCGGCGAGGTGACCGGCGTCGTCATCGCCGTCGGCCTGCTCGCGCTCGAGACGCTCTGGGTAGCCGTGGTGACGTTCACGTTCGCGTACATTCTCGGCTACGCCCTGACCGTCGGCCCGCTGATGGAGGACGGCGTTCCCTTCGGTGAAGCAGTGAAGGACGCCTTCTACTCGGAGACCGCGAGCATCACCGTGATGGAAGTCGTCGCCATCGGCACGGACATCTGGTTGGCCGGTGAGGCGGCGATGAGCGACGTGCTGTTCTGGACCGCGCTCGTGTTCTCGCTCACGCTAGGTCTCGTCGCCGCGTACCCCGTGAACGTCCTCCTCATCGAGTTCGGCGTCAAGGAAGGGATGATGAATCCCGCGGAGATGGGATGA
- a CDS encoding diacylglycerol/lipid kinase family protein gives MDDSPESGRWLVVNPTSGTADHVEQVRELAAEREYRVEETEAAGHAADIAEQAVANDAELLAVAGGDGTLHEVLQGLADADALGAVPLAVIPAGTQNLFATNVGVETIEGGFDVAENGRRRNLDVGFAGDEPFVMSCIAGLPADASVATSDERKERFGAIAFVIAGVEAAAGFDGLYIELTAVSNGEETTWSGDVLCALVGNVRRFVNEGGQANVEDGLFDVVLIEQMPATNIVTEAVAQRLFGQDTEHVVHVQASQLEIDGLHDEPIDFSIDGELSAHDRLVLYNRPRAVTVCVGDNYEQTPTE, from the coding sequence ATGGACGACAGCCCCGAGAGCGGGCGTTGGCTCGTCGTGAACCCGACGAGCGGCACCGCCGACCACGTCGAGCAGGTGCGCGAACTCGCCGCAGAGCGCGAGTACCGCGTCGAGGAGACCGAGGCAGCCGGTCACGCCGCCGACATTGCGGAGCAAGCGGTTGCGAACGACGCTGAACTGCTCGCAGTCGCCGGCGGCGACGGGACGCTCCACGAGGTCCTCCAGGGGCTCGCGGACGCTGACGCGCTCGGAGCCGTGCCACTCGCCGTGATTCCGGCGGGGACCCAGAACCTCTTCGCGACGAACGTCGGCGTCGAGACCATCGAGGGCGGGTTCGACGTCGCAGAGAACGGGCGCCGACGAAATCTCGACGTCGGATTCGCGGGCGACGAACCGTTCGTGATGTCCTGTATCGCGGGGCTTCCCGCCGACGCGAGCGTGGCGACCTCCGACGAACGAAAGGAGCGATTCGGAGCGATCGCGTTCGTCATCGCGGGCGTCGAGGCGGCCGCGGGGTTCGACGGCCTCTACATCGAACTCACCGCGGTGTCGAACGGCGAGGAGACGACGTGGTCGGGCGACGTACTGTGTGCGCTCGTCGGGAACGTCCGCCGGTTCGTGAACGAGGGCGGGCAGGCGAACGTCGAGGACGGTCTCTTCGACGTAGTGCTCATCGAGCAGATGCCCGCGACCAACATCGTCACCGAAGCCGTCGCGCAGCGACTGTTCGGACAGGACACCGAGCACGTCGTTCACGTCCAGGCGAGTCAGTTGGAAATTGACGGACTCCACGACGAACCGATCGACTTCAGCATCGACGGCGAACTCAGCGCGCACGACCGACTCGTGTTGTACAACCGGCCGCGTGCGGTCACCGTCTGCGTGGGCGACAACTACGAGCAGACTCCGACCGAGTGA